A window from Gossypium raimondii isolate GPD5lz chromosome 7, ASM2569854v1, whole genome shotgun sequence encodes these proteins:
- the LOC105765785 gene encoding 60S ribosomal protein L39-3: protein MPSHKTFMIKKKLAKKMRQNRPIPYWIRMRTDNTIRYNAKRRHWRRTKLGF from the exons ATG CCTTCACACAAGACCTTCATGATCAAGAAGAAGCTGGCCAAGAAGATGAGGCAAAACAGGCCCATCCCTTATTGGATTCGTATGCGCACAGATAACACCATCAG GTACAACGCCAAGCGAAGGCACTGGCGCCGTACCAAGCTAGGGTTCTAA